In Thermanaeromonas sp. C210, the genomic stretch CTCCAGAAATTCCTCCCATTGGGCCGCGGCGCGGGCGAGCAGCGTCTCCCATTCCATAGCCCACATTCCGCTTGACGATAGGTCCTGTAACTTAGATAAGATGTCCGGCTTCTTGCTTAGCCCGTCGGCGATCAGGTAGCCGTTTGCAAACTTGAACGGCCCTCCGGTATCGGCTGCCAGCTTCGCTCTTACCGCGCGAACGTACCGCTCGAATCGGAAAATATGATCCCAATCCGCGGTCAGGCCAGGGCGCATGAATTCGACGATTGCCAGTTGGTCGCCGCTGCCCAGCGCCAAGTCTATCCGCCCCTGCCAGTCCTCGTCTGCTTCCATACCCACCTCGGCGGCGACATCCCTGAGAAGCTTCTCTATCCGTCTCTCCCGCCTGAAGGTTTGCATCTCCGGGCCGAAAAGCCAGGGGTTGTCGGCAATATAATTTCTTATGTCGGGCTCCTTGTCCCGCCTGGCTATCCGCTCCTCCAATCCCTTGATGATGAGCAGCTTAGTTTTCACAACCTCCGCCGTATGAAGCGCCGTTAGGACGTTGGCCTCGAGGAGTATTTCCAAAAACCTCGCCTCGCTCATGTCCGGGCTTTCGGCCAGCTCGCGAATCAGCTCCTTGAGCCTGCCCCCCTCCCAGGCCGTGAGAACGGCCTCGCCGATTTCTTGAAACTGCTCGTCGCTTATGGTCGAAATGCGGGCGAGCTTGTTCAGGGCCTGCTTGATAACTTTTTGCTCGCTGCTGGGAAGCCGCGCCAGGCGCCGGGCAAACGGCGCCAGCCGTGCCTCTATGGCCTCAAGCCTCTTCTCGGCCCGCCGATCCCTCCAGATCCTTAGGAGGCTCTTGACGCGCTCCCGCCCCCACTCGAGCACCAGCTCCGTCTCGGGCAGCTCCCAATTGATCCTCTGCCTCTCGGTTGCGGTCACGTCCGTTGCCAGATCGTCGAGGAAGTCCGCCTCCACCTGGCCGGAAAGGTATTCCATGCCCTGTTGGCCGCCCAGCCCTCCGACGAGGTTAAAAAAGAAAGGAGTCTGGGCGAGCTTTCCCCGGATGAAGACCGCCACGCCGCGCAGCTCTTCCTCGTCGATGGGATCTTTGTAGAAGAGAAAGCGCCAGCGGATCTTGCGCTCCCCTAGCGGCTCCTCGCCCCAGCCGGTCTCGGGCTCGATCCTGATGCCCTCCGGCCTTTGGTCGTCGCGGTAATCCCTCGGAAAGACAAACTCTACCTTCTCCGCGTCCTCGCCTTCCGGAAGCGGCCTGCCGTTGACGAGCACCTTAAAGTCCGCAACGCGCTGATGAAGGAGGAACCTTCGGGCCATGCTCCTCGCAAACGCGTCGGGGGCGGGTCGCTTTGCCAAGGTCAGGCGCCTCAGCCTTATGGCCGTCCCGTGTGCCTCCCTTGCGCGGTTTTCGTCCGGCCCCTCGTACTCGATCACCTCTACGTCCGCAGGCGGCGCCACGTAATCGCCGTCGGACTCCCCGCGCAATTTCGTTATGTCCAGCTCGAAGACCGTTTTTTCGCCGGTTACCTTGCTGACCGTCTCGATGCGGATTACCCCCGCGATTCCGAAGCCGGCAAACTTGCCTATCCCTTTTCTCCCGAGGAGCGGGCGCTTTTTCTCGAGGGACGTCCCGCCGTCCTTTTGCCTGCGATCGTACCCTACCTTCAGGTACCTCTCTTGGCAATCCTCGAACGTCATGCCAATGCCGTTATCTCTGATCACGATCTCGGCCTCCGGACCCAGCTCGGCCGGTAGGGCAACCGACACTTCCTCGGCGTCCGCGTCCCAGGCATTGGCTATCAGCTCGGCGATCGCCGCTACGGGGCTCTGGTACATTTGTATGCCGAGGTGATCGATGATCCGCCCGTGGAAGCTCAGGCGCAGTCTCTTGGCCTCTTCGCTCACGGAAGTCACTGCCCCCTCAAAGTCGGTCTCTTCACAGGTCTCCCTTTACGGCCCTCTATCGACATGGGTACGGGGCACGCCGAGCCGTGCGCTTTGGGGTGTCCGCCGCGGTCATCGGGCGGAATGCTCCGGGTCGTATACTTCTTCCTGGCGCTTTCTGTTGATGACCCTCAGGATGTCGTCGAGGCCCAGCGCTAATATCCGCCTCTCGACCTCTTTCCAGGGGGTCATTTCCGCCTTAACGGATACGTGCACGTTAACCTCGGCATTCGCCCCTGTACCTTAAGCCCGCAAGCCTAATCCCGCGTGCGCCGGGGGTTGGGTCGCAGGATTCGAACGGCCTTCCGCGCCGATATCACATAGAAATCGGTCTCGCGCGCGGCCTCCCTGAACTTCTCCCAATGCCGCCGCACTAGCAACGATCCCAGTTTGGTACGAAAGCTGTAAGCAGTAAGGTTGAACAAAACCTTGGACATCCTGCACCAAAAATAAAGATTGGCCACGTTTACCGTGGTTTACCAGGAATAGCTCCGGGCCGAGAAGGTCTCTAGGAGGACTTATTTAGACACTGCCAGCCATGTAAGGTCTATATTATTCTCTTTTTAGTAAGTAATTCTACGGTTTCCTGGAATGTCCTGCAACCGGAAACCATTTATTGTTTAATAGTTCTGGCAAGGAGCCTATATGTGGTGGCCCAATTATATGGTTTCTACTCGTGTACCCGGTGGATATATTTCTTCCAAAAAACCGCAGGAATTTTACCCCTGCGGTTCTTGAATAAAGACACTATAACCATCATGTTTAAGCTTCTTGGCTAGGGCCTCGGCGTTCGCTTTTTTGGCGAAGGCCCCCACCTCGACCCGCCAGAGGCTGGCGGGGCTGGCGGTGGGCGCGGGCTCCCCGCCAGGACCGCCCTTTCCCCGCACCGCCACTTCCTTATCCTCCAAGACCACGCCTTCCCTCCGGCCGCCGGTTTGCGCCGGTGCCGTTTCCCCGTCTCCGGCGGAGGCGGACGCCTCTGGCCGCAGCCGCTCCATGTCCATAAACCTCCACGGGCAGTCCGTGGCCGCCCCCGGCACTTCTTTGTGGCCGAGGACCCGCTCCGGAGGCACGTCAAACCGGCGGTACAGCTCCCGCACCAGCCCGGTGAGGGCCTGCCACTATTCTTTTGTAGGCGGGCGGTCCATGAGGTTGCCGAGGACGGCAACGCCAGCCGACCTGTAGTTCATCCCCGCGTCCCGGCAGTGGGCGCCGGGTATGTCGAGGCTCCTTCCGGCCACCGCCCTGCCGTCCCGCTCGACTATGTAGTTGTAGCCCACGTCCCGCCAGCCCAGGGAGAGATGGTAGCGCCGCACCTGCTCGGCGTCCTTTTCTTCTGCCCCTGTGTGGTGGACGATGATGTACTGGATTTTCATCTGCTCTAACCTCCGCGATGTTTCTCCCGTGCTGGCGGTCCCACTTCCGGACACGCCGGTCACCCTTCAGCTTCCCGACCCCCGACGTCCGGGCTTTCGTCCCGTCAGCCGCGCCAGGTGAACTAGGTTGCTCCGCGCCTCAAAAGAGAAATTTTTCCCTCAGAGAAACTTTTCCCTCGCAGGGAAAGTTAACGGCGCTAAAATGCCAGCCATTTTCGACTCCGTGAAAAGCTGGCTTGCCGGTCACAAGTTAAGGCCCCGCCTTGCTTTCCTTTTTCGCGGCGGGGCCTATGGCGCACTATTTGCCAGTACCGTTCCCCTCCACCAGCCTGCGGGCTTCCTCGTAGTCCACCCTGCCTTGGCGGGCCACCACCACGGTTAGGACCGTCACTGACTTCTGCAGCTCTTTGATGACTGGCTCCAGCCGCATGAGGACGTAGAAGGCGATGACCATCGGGAAGCCGTAGTTAGCCTGGTCCACCCGCTTACTGTTCACTGTAAAAAGAGGGGGGAAGCCCCCCTAGGATTCGATGAGCTCGGTGATCTCCCTGGTGACTATTCGCGCCCCGGCGACGGCCACCAGGTCCCCGCCGCTGGACGTGAATATGTTTCTGGCGATGACCAGTTCCATAGACGCCATGACGTCCGCCGCACTCAAGTCGCTCCTGGACGCTCCGGCGGGATGAAATGGGCCGCAGATTAGTTCCTGCTAATCCTTTAAGAGCAATTTTGCAGTTATGGTAATCAAGTTGTCCTCCCAACCTTTAGCCGCCAGTTTTCTAATTCTTTCCTTTATCTGGGACGGCGAAATGAATATCCACCCGTTTTTTTGAAAGTAGTCTTGAATTCTTGCTTCGTCATTGGAATAAACATGGCCAGCGGCCAGAGCGTAATTTATCCTGGTAGTGGCGTTTATGAGGCCTTGAGCTAAATAATCTTCCTTCATCTTTCTGGTCACTATCTCTCTGAAGCGAGCATCGGTAAAGAGGCGGTAGCGTTTACCGATATCCCGGTTTTCCCCGGTCACGTCGCAGAAGCGAACTCCAGGAGAATCAAGATAAGATTTGGCCTTGATTAATAAGGGGAGATTTTCCTTGGCCTTGAAGGCGACGAGGTCTATCTCCGGCCTCGGCATGGAAGGCAGGCCAATTAACCTTATTTTCTTCCTTGGAGATGTTGACCTTAACCGATTTCCTGACCCAGTAACCTTCTTCTTCGAAATAATAGGCCACAATATCCTCAAAGGCGTTCATTTTTTCTCCTCGTGGTGTAAGTATTGGTCGTCATTAGTCGTCCTGCCAGACGAGGGCGAATATTTCTTCCGCCAGCTCCTCAATCCGTTCCCGCATGGTGATTTTCTCCCGCCACTCTTCCGGTATGCCGTCCTCGCAGTAGTAGGCGCTGGCGAGCTGGCCGTAGACGGCGCCGGTGGTATCGGCATCCTCGCCCAGGTTTACCGCCAGGAGCGCCCCCTCCCAGAAGGAAGAACTACGATAGAAGGCCCATAGGGCGGCCTCCAAGCAGGCGACCACGTAGCCCGTTCCCCTGATTTCGGGCGGGTTGCGCCTCTTGAAGGAGCTGCGGCCACGGCGGCAACATTTGGCGTCAGGGGGGCCTCCTGCCACAGCCCCGGCTCCGGCTCGTAATGGTCGGACAGGAGCTCTTCTTTCGATGCACCGTTTACGACTCCAACGATCATAGCGGCCAGGTAGCGGCAGGCGTCGAAGGCTTTCACCGCACCGTGAGTGGTGCGGGAGCTTTCCCCGTCCTTGGCGACGGCCTCCCTCGGACTGCGGGCGTAGAAGAGGGCCACCGGCGCCAGCCGCATGAGGGAGCCGTTGCCGGCGGTAAAGGGATCGGTCGAGCCGCAGTAAGGCTCCCGGGTGCGCTCAAAGCGCTCTAAGGCCGCCCGCACCGTGTTGCCGACGTCGAAGCAGTACCCGGTGCTGCTCATATATCCTTCCCGGTACCAGCGCAGGTACCTTCCATCTGGTCAAGGGGGTCGAAGCCCCGGCATTCCACCAGGCTCTCCGCCAGGCACAGGGCCATTGCGGTGTCGTCGGTCCACTGTCCGGGCTTCAGTTTAAAGGGCCCGCCGCCCACCATGTCGCCGATGGGCTCAAAGGACCCGGGCGGCCGGAACTCCAGGGCAGTCCCCAGGGCGTCCCCCACCGCCAGGCCCAGCAGGCTGCCGCAGTAGCGGTGAATCTGGGCCATATAATCCCCTCTCATTTGGTCGATGACTTACCACCAAGGTAACCTCTAAAGAGTTCGGTTTCTATCTTACGACCTATTAAATCGAAACCTTTGCTTTCCGGCGAACTAGCCGCGCGTTTTATCGGGCTTGCTGTTATTTATTTCTATAAACGCGTGACAAATCCCTGCTCCACCGGGCCTAAAGGGCATGCTTCCCTCTCAACCCCCGAACTTCCACTCTTTCTCCAGCCGCCAACGGCCTGTCTGCCGTCAGCCGCCTGCCAGGGCGGACCCGCCTTTCCAGATAAGCCCCCGCCGCACGAAGCGGGAAAAAGGCGTCCCCGCATCCCGGCCGGCGGGTGCCGGAACCACCCCCCGCTCGCTTTTCCGGTCCGGGCTGCCCTTCCCGCCAGAGCCGTGGCGTCGCACGGTAAAGGTGCAGGAAAAAGACGGGAGCGCAACGAATTTCATTTATGCCCCGGCTGGGAAGCCGCAGGAGGGACAGGCGACATATGCCGGGGAAAAAGCACGACCACAAACCCGGGATCTATCCCCGGGGAAGAGACTCCAAAGGGAGGGAAAAATGTGAACAGCTTCCTTTTTATTACACCAGGGAGCTGTTCACAGTGCCGTAAACCCTTGCAGGACCTCAATTTTTCTGGTGGAGCTAATTATTCTTCCGGCAAATGGGTGGCAGAGTTTCCGACCACGGTAGGAGTTGATCCAGGGCTTCTTTATCCTGCGGGTCCAGGTTCGGCAGCCTTTCGAAGAGGTAAGCAAGGTAGTGGAAGGAATTTAACCCGTTTTCCTTGGCCGTCTCTGTGATGCTATAGACAATAGCGCTGGCTTTAGCACCCCGCGGGGTGTTGGCAAATAACCAGTTCTTGCGCCCAGCCCGGGAGCATATGCCGCAGGCCCACTCCCTTATCAACTGGGGCCCTGGCGGCAGTAGCGGCAGTAAAATAAATAAGCGGCCGGAAAGGCTGTACAATTGAGGGACGTACCGCCTTTATTACTTCCTTCTCCAGGGCCATATGCCTTTCTTGGAAGGATTTTTTGCCCGCGGCAATATGGAGCCCAAAAGCCCGGCCAACGGCTCGTCAGCCATTTTAAAGGGTTCAGGTGCATAGGGGAGCTTGTAGGTGGCCGGTACCGCCATTTTCACCCGTCTAAACACGTCTTCCGGCGGGTCTATCAAGGCTATATGGTATGAGCCAATGGACTCCACCATCTCAAAGTCCCTTACCCTCCACCTGGCGGCGCTGGCCACAAGGATGGGGAGGGTGGCCCTCAATGCCTCCCTGTCCCTATTCTTCTCCCAATAGCCCAGGTCGCGCACAACATAGTCATATTGCCCCCGTCTTAAGTCCGGCAGGATACGCTCGAACAGCAAGGTCTTCGGCTTGGGATCAATAACCTCGCTCAGGGGCTCGTCCAGGTTGAAAAGGTAAGCTAAAACTGGTCAAGTGCGAACCTCTGGCTATCCTCCACCAGAGCCACTTTGTAACCTTGCCTGGCAAGGAATGCGCTAATAGCCAAAGCGGTATGGGTACAACCCAAGCCCGGGGCAGCCCCCATTACCGCTATGGTGACTGCCCCTGCCGGTCGCTCTTCGATTATGACCCTCTCTTTTACATGCTCGTCGCCATCCGGCCCCGGCATGACGTGCCACCGGGCAGCCTGGGCGTAGGTAGCAGGAGGACCAACGAGGGCCTTGCCAACGAGAGCCTCCCAATCAGCCTCAATTGGTGCGGCGACTATATCATAAATACCTAGGCCCACCAGCCCGGCCACCGTGGGGTCGCCTGGCTCACGGGCGGGAGCCAAGACGATTATTCTGACATGCGGCCTGGCTATACGGTAGCACCGGGCGGCGGCCACCAGGTCCGGGCCCGGAGCGGCATCTATATCAAGAACCAAGACGTCGGCCGCCACCCTAGCGGCAGACTGGAAGGCATTATGAATACTAAAAGAATCCATAGTCCCGGCCTGATCAAATACCACTTCGCCGTGTCCTATGGCGGCTTTTCTCACCTGCTCCGCCCTGGCCGGGGTAACCAATAGGGCGTAAATCATAAGCGTCCACCTCTTCCCAAGGTTTTTCCACCAATTTCTTATCCTACGTCAAGTACACAGCCACCAAGGAATTCTCCTCACCTATCAGCGGTCAACTCTCGAGCGTTGCCACTAGATCCACCTCTACCACAGGGCTTTTTGCCTTTTCTCCCAAAAACTGGAGTGCCTGGCGTCTCCCCCACGCCGCCGTTCCAGCCGGCCGGACCTCCTGCAGTTGCCAGGGCGTACCCCGCAGGGTTTCACGAAACAAGTCTTCCGGCCTACATTTTATCGGAGCAGACGGGAGGACCCCGAAACGGACCACCAGCCGTGCACCCGGCGCGCAGGCCTTAGCCACATTGGTCCATACCTGCCTTAACCCCTGGACGAAACTGTCGAGCGCGGCGGTAGCTAACTGCCCCTGATAGCCGTACTGGACTTCTGGATTACCGCCGGTGAACCAGTGCCGCAGCCACTGGTCGGGCACATAAGTCCTCATGCCAAAATAGGGAGGCGAAGTCACTACCCAGGTGTAGGGCCCGCCGAGCTCAAGGAGGTCGAACTGCCTGCTGTCGGCCAGGGCCACGCGGCCTTGCGTTGGCGGCGGCAGGCCTTCCAGATAGCAGGGCGCTTTGCGGGCCACTAGGTCCAAGACGCTCACCCTCGGCGGGCTACACAGCCCCTTCTTCCTCCAGAACCGCACAGCATACCCCGGCTTGGGGGCAAAAGTGCGGGGCATCTGGTTGGACAGGTAAGAAGGAGCA encodes the following:
- a CDS encoding YvrJ family protein; translated protein: MDQANYGFPMVIAFYVLMRLEPVIKELQKSVTVLTVVVARQGRVDYEEARRLVEGNGTGK
- a CDS encoding N-acetylmuramoyl-L-alanine amidase, with protein sequence MTGVSGSGTASTGETSRRLEQMKIQYIIVHHTGAEEKDAEQVRRYHLSLGWRDVGYNYIVERDGRAVAGRSLDIPGAHCRDAGMNYRSAGVAVLGNLMDRPPTKE
- a CDS encoding ATP-binding protein, yielding MSEEAKRLRLSFHGRIIDHLGIQMYQSPVAAIAELIANAWDADAEEVSVALPAELGPEAEIVIRDNGIGMTFEDCQERYLKVGYDRRQKDGGTSLEKKRPLLGRKGIGKFAGFGIAGVIRIETVSKVTGEKTVFELDITKLRGESDGDYVAPPADVEVIEYEGPDENRAREAHGTAIRLRRLTLAKRPAPDAFARSMARRFLLHQRVADFKVLVNGRPLPEGEDAEKVEFVFPRDYRDDQRPEGIRIEPETGWGEEPLGERKIRWRFLFYKDPIDEEELRGVAVFIRGKLAQTPFFFNLVGGLGGQQGMEYLSGQVEADFLDDLATDVTATERQRINWELPETELVLEWGRERVKSLLRIWRDRRAEKRLEAIEARLAPFARRLARLPSSEQKVIKQALNKLARISTISDEQFQEIGEAVLTAWEGGRLKELIRELAESPDMSEARFLEILLEANVLTALHTAEVVKTKLLIIKGLEERIARRDKEPDIRNYIADNPWLFGPEMQTFRRERRIEKLLRDVAAEVGMEADEDWQGRIDLALGSGDQLAIVEFMRPGLTADWDHIFRFERYVRAVRAKLAADTGGPFKFANGYLIADGLSKKPDILSKLQDLSSSGMWAMEWETLLARAAAQWEEFLEVLRLRAPDDERLQALRPGCSEAAAGAASPG
- a CDS encoding SPOR domain-containing protein; this encodes MRELYRRFDVPPERVLGHKEVPGAATDCPWRFMDMERLRPEASASAGDGETAPAQTGGRREGVVLEDKEVAVRGKGGPGGEPAPTASPASLWRVEVGAFAKKANAEALAKKLKHDGYSVFIQEPQG
- a CDS encoding DUF2922 domain-containing protein, whose protein sequence is MSAADVMASMELVIARNIFTSSGGDLVAVAGARIVTREITELIES